Proteins found in one Methylobacter sp. S3L5C genomic segment:
- the gspG gene encoding type II secretion system major pseudopilin GspG translates to MSDKKYQGFTLIEVMIVVVILGILAAIIVPKIMGRPDEARATRALQDIRAITAALDLYRLDNYSYPTTEQGLEALVTKPAGMAQGTHWKQGGYLDQMPMDAWGKPYFYLKPGVHGEFDLYSYGADGIEGGAEAGADITNWTQK, encoded by the coding sequence ATGTCTGATAAAAAATACCAAGGCTTTACCCTGATCGAAGTCATGATTGTTGTCGTTATTCTTGGCATTTTGGCGGCTATTATTGTCCCAAAAATCATGGGGCGACCTGATGAAGCCAGGGCAACGCGTGCGCTGCAAGATATTAGGGCTATTACCGCCGCGTTGGATTTATACCGGCTTGATAATTACAGCTACCCAACCACAGAACAAGGCCTGGAAGCACTGGTGACCAAACCGGCCGGTATGGCGCAAGGTACGCATTGGAAGCAAGGCGGCTATCTTGACCAAATGCCAATGGATGCCTGGGGTAAACCGTATTTTTATCTTAAACCCGGTGTTCATGGTGAGTTTGATCTGTATTCTTACGGTGCCGACGGCATAGAAGGCGGAGCCGAAGCGGGCGCAGATATAACCAACTGGACTCAGAAATAA
- the gspF gene encoding type II secretion system inner membrane protein GspF: protein MAAFEYKAINVKCQTVKGTIESDTVKTARQQLKNNELTLLEIEEVHKKEHSSKSPLLVQRINMRQLAHITRQLAALLGSGLSIDEALGITAKQLDSAKAKRILLGVRSRIMEGQSLAQACGAFPGTFPPLYRATVEAGESSGKLDQVLQRLADYIGDKGQLHSKLQMAMIYPVMLTSVSLLVVIGLLAYVVPEITSVFDKMGGELPTITKVLIACSDFFKNYGLMLLALVIGLALGANALLQLPEPRMRFHYLLLNMPVVSRFAKGMNTARFTRTLAILTNSGVELLQALKISSQVLTNNAMQKAVETAAIKVREGQSLNKAMEASGLFPPVTIHLVASGEASGQLPKMLASAADDQERDIQALTEMTLGLFEPILILFMGLVVLAIVLAILLPIFEMNQLVR, encoded by the coding sequence ATGGCAGCATTTGAATATAAGGCAATCAATGTTAAATGCCAGACCGTTAAGGGCACTATTGAAAGTGACACTGTTAAAACAGCCAGGCAGCAATTAAAAAATAACGAACTAACTTTGCTGGAAATAGAAGAAGTTCATAAAAAAGAACATAGTAGTAAAAGCCCGTTACTTGTCCAGCGTATTAACATGCGGCAATTAGCGCATATTACTCGTCAGTTGGCAGCGTTGTTGGGTTCAGGTCTGTCGATTGATGAGGCTTTGGGCATTACGGCTAAACAACTGGACTCAGCAAAAGCCAAACGAATTTTGCTGGGTGTCAGAAGCCGGATTATGGAAGGTCAAAGTTTGGCACAGGCTTGCGGAGCCTTTCCAGGTACTTTTCCGCCGCTATATCGAGCCACGGTGGAAGCCGGTGAATCATCAGGAAAGCTGGATCAGGTGTTACAACGATTAGCTGATTATATTGGCGATAAAGGTCAGTTACATAGTAAGTTGCAGATGGCAATGATTTATCCTGTCATGCTAACGTCGGTTTCCTTATTGGTTGTGATCGGCTTACTGGCTTATGTAGTGCCGGAAATAACCAGCGTATTTGATAAAATGGGCGGTGAATTGCCGACCATTACTAAAGTGCTTATTGCCTGTAGCGATTTTTTTAAAAATTATGGGCTGATGTTATTGGCGCTTGTCATTGGCTTGGCACTAGGTGCCAACGCCCTGTTGCAATTACCCGAACCACGCATGCGCTTTCATTATTTATTACTAAACATGCCGGTAGTTTCCCGCTTTGCCAAAGGCATGAATACTGCCCGATTTACCCGAACCTTGGCGATTTTGACTAATAGCGGTGTTGAATTATTACAGGCTTTAAAGATATCAAGTCAGGTATTGACCAATAATGCCATGCAGAAAGCTGTGGAAACGGCCGCCATCAAGGTTAGGGAAGGGCAAAGCTTAAACAAGGCAATGGAAGCAAGCGGCTTGTTTCCACCGGTGACTATTCATCTAGTCGCCAGTGGTGAGGCCAGCGGTCAACTACCGAAAATGTTGGCGAGTGCCGCTGATGATCAAGAGCGGGACATTCAGGCGCTAACCGAAATGACCTTGGGACTGTTTGAACCCATACTCATTTTGTTTATGGGTTTGGTGGTACTGGCCATTGTGTTGGCGATATTATTGCCGATTTTTGAAATGAACCAACTCGTTCGATAG